In Macadamia integrifolia cultivar HAES 741 chromosome 12, SCU_Mint_v3, whole genome shotgun sequence, the following are encoded in one genomic region:
- the LOC122094787 gene encoding splicing factor 3B subunit 4-like — translation MWMQNVAAVVMIMGQQLPNTSKQIGGRQSLLQSGGALICIDCNDDLTSFLRHVTVNVYVPKDRVTNLHQGYGFVEFRSEEDADYAIKVLNMIKLYGKPIRVNKASQDKKSLDVGANLFVGNLDPDVDEKLLYDTFSAFGLIVTNPKIMRDPETGNSRGFGFISYDSFESSDAAIEAMNGQYLCNRQITVSYAYKKDTKGERHGTPAERVLAASNPGAQKNRPHTLFASGPPTLSNGPQANGTIGVPVPPRPFANGPIPPGQVPAIRPPPPQVGGFPPPMQLAGQQWPGQMQQQGQVMMPSVMPPPPQQFRPLARPPNIPPPPQAALSRPPPPPMGMSAPPPVWPPAPPQHMAGRPPPPPPMSMPPPPPPPSA, via the exons ATGTGGATGCAGAACGTGGCAGCGGTGGTGATGATAATGGGTCAACAACTTCCCAATACATCCAAGCAAATTGGAGGACGCCAGTCGCTTTTACAAAGCGGTGGTGCT TTGATTTGTATCGATTGCAATGATGATCTTACATCATTTCTTCGTCATGTTACAGTCAATGTTTATGTTCCGAAAGATAGAGTGACAAATCTCCATCAAGGATATGGGTTTGTGGAGTTCCGTAGTGAAGAAGATGCTGATTAT GCAATAAAGGTTCTGAACATGATTAAACTGTATGGGAAGCCAATACGTGTGAATAAG GCTTCTCAAGATAAGAAGAGCTTGGATGTTGGTGCTAACCTTTTTGTTGGAAACCTTGACCCT GATGTGGATGAAAAACTTCTCTATGATACTTTCAGTGCTTTTGGACTCATTGTTACAAACCCAAAG ATAATGAGAGATCCTGAGACTGGGAATTCCCGTGGTTTTGGCTTTATTAGCTATGATTCTTTTGAGTCCTCTGATGCAGCTATTGAG GCCATGAATGGTCAATATCTCTGCAATCGTCAAATTACAGTGTCCTATGCATACAAGAAAGATACCAAAGGGGAGCGTCATGGTACTCCAGCAG AGAGAGTCTTGGCTGCAAGCAATCCCGGTGCACAGAAAAACAGGCCCCACACCCTTTTTGCAAGTGGACCACCTACACTATCGAATGGTCCTCAGGCTAATGGTACCATAGGGGTCCCTGTTCCTCCTCGTCCGTTTGCAAATGGTCCCATTCCTCCTGGGCAAGTTCCAGCAATCCGCCCTCCCCCACCACAGGTTGGGGGCTTTCCTCCTCCGATGCAACTAGCAGGGCAGCAATGGCCTGGTCAGATGCAGCAACAGGGTCAAGTGATGATGCCATCTGTCATGCCGCCTCCACCTCAGCAGTTCAGACCACTTGCCAGACCACCAAATATTCCACCTCCTCCACAGGCAGCACTTTCAAggcctccaccaccaccaatgGGTATGAGTGCACCACCACCGGTTTGGCCACCAGCACCACCTCAGCATATGGCTGGAAGACCTCCCCCGCCACCTCCAATGTCCAtgccaccacctccaccacctccatctGCTTGA